The Amblyomma americanum isolate KBUSLIRL-KWMA chromosome 3, ASM5285725v1, whole genome shotgun sequence genome window below encodes:
- the LOC144122867 gene encoding uncharacterized protein LOC144122867: protein MSPVEQCKVCENVCTDPVKSITCSECGYRYHTGRCAGISDATVKSKGEAYKQAWRCTTCRRSKPRSQSVNIAGVPEAQDDVRVWLKVINDKLDLLLPLKETVEGLEDAVNFMSEQYDHLLVRTEKNERVVADMKSRLEMLEARDEVTQLKAEVDNLEWQSRKLNLEFHGIQDTENENLLQKINVLAAKAQIPELLQDDVVAIHRLPARKNKTPGIICRFAKEAKRGEWWQNRKKLSSVDGNVYLQENITKRTRALLFAVKNWAKVNEFKFVWHHNGRVLVRKAEGGSAVAISSLCDLDKLR from the coding sequence ATGTCTCCAGTAGAGCAGTGCAAAGTGTGTGAAAATGTATGTACCGATCCCGTGAAATCAATAACATGCAGTGAATGTGGTTACAGATACCATACCGGAAGGTGTGCTGGTATTTCTGATGCCACAGTAAAATCTAAGGGTGAAGCGTATAAACAAGCATGGCGATGCACGACATGCCGGCGTTCTAAGCCTCGCTCACAGTCGGTAAATATAGCAGGAGTGCCTGAGGCGCAGGACGACGTACGCGTGTGGTTGAAAGTCATTAATGATAAGCTGGACCTGTTGCTACCCCTGAAAGAAACAGTTGAGGGCCTAGAGGATGCAGTTAACTTCATGAGCGAACAGTATGATCATCTCCTGGTACGTACTGAAAAGAATGAGCGCGTTGTCGCCGATATGAAGAGCAGACTGGAAATGCTTGAGGCACGTGATGAGGTCACGCAACTGAAAGCCGAGGTTGACAATCTGGAATGGCAAAGCCGTAAGCTAAACCTGGAATTCCACGGAATTCAGGACACAGAGAACGAAAATTTACTGCAGAAGATAAACGTGCTAGCAGCTAAGGCCCAAATACCAGAACTCCTACAAGATGACGTTGTGGCGATCCACCGACTGCCAGCGAGGAAAAACAAAACGCCAGGCATAATTTGCCGCTTTGCGAAAGAGGCAAAGCGAGGTGAATGgtggcaaaacaggaaaaaactgagcaGTGTGGATGGTAATGTGTATTTGCAAGAAAACATAACAAAGCGAACACGTGCTCTTCTTTTCGCAGTGAAAAATTGGGCTAAGGTCAATGAATTCAAGTTCGTGTGGCACCACAATGGGCGGGTCCTCGTGCGCAAAGCTGAGGGAGGGTCGGCGGTGGCTATTTCAAGTCTTTGCGACTTGGATAAGCTAAGATAA
- the LOC144126205 gene encoding retinol dehydrogenase 13-like, which produces MAAVRGSDEGSTRSMARKVPKALRETFAELALYARVALATARLGMEPKGLCPCQQSMEGKTVVVTGASSGIGRATATELARRGARVIIACRNVAKATRVAQEILRETERPVVVKQLDLCSLASVRRFCADLAATEPRLDVLINNAGSVGESKKPKMTEDGFEVTFQSNYLGPILLTLLLQELLKKTAPSRVVNVSSSFHVFGRVDSLEERARGHNRPRSPTGIYANTKLALNLATLALAQRLRHSGVTVNCLHPGGVRTSISDGGSALRKYLFKASMDLIGKTPLEGAQTSIWLAVDPAMVETTGQYFADCAPATPSKDCEDHQLAEDVFWRSVRMLPLTDSELETLVARPLPEVAVLEQS; this is translated from the exons ATGGCTGCCGTTCGGGGCTCCGACGAAGGCTCCACCAGGTCGATGGCGCGCAAGGTGCCCAAGGCGCTGCGAGAAACCTTCGCCGAGCTGGCACTGTACGCGAGGGTCGCCCTGGCCACCGCCCGCCTGGGAATGGAACCCAAAGGCTTATGCCCTTGCCAGCAGAGCATGGAAGGAAAGACAGTCGTCGTCACGGGAGCCAGCTCCG GAATCGGCCGTGCCACAGCCACGGAGCTTGCTCGGCGGGGAGCGCGCGTCATCATTGCCTGCCGGAACGTAGCGAAGGCCACCAGGGTGGCGCAAGAGATCCTCCGAGAAACGGAGCGGCCGGTGGTGGTCAAGCAGCTGGACCTCTGCTCGCTCGCATCGGTGCGGCGCTTCTGCGCTGACCTGGCCGCCACCGAACCTCGCCTGGACGTGCTCATCAACAACGCCGGCTCCGTTGGAG AGTCGAAGAAGCCTAAGATGACAGAGGATGGCTTCGAAGTGACCTTTCAGTCCAATTACCTCGGCCCAATTCTTCTCACACTGCTGCTCCAAG AGTTGCTGAAGAAGACTGCACCTAGCCGCGTGGTGAACGTGTCGTCCAGCTTCCACGTATTTGGCCGAGTGGACTCGCTCGAGGAGAGGGCGCGGGGCCACAACCGCCCGAGGAGCCCGACCGGCATCTACGCAAACACCAAGCTGGCGCTCAACCTCGCCACCCTGGCGCTGGCACAAAGGCTCAGGCACTCCG GAGTCACGGTAAACTGCCTTCACCCTGGAGGCGTGCGGACGTCGATATCAGACGGCGGTTCGGCACTGCGCAAGTACTTGTTCAAGGCGTCCATGGATCTTATAGGCAAG ACCCCGTTGGAAGGCGCGCAGACGTCGATATGGCTGGCCGTCGACCCGGCCATGGTAGAGACCACCGGCCAGTACTTCGCAGACTGCGCCCCTGCGACCCCGAGCAAAGACTGCGAGGATCACCAGCTGGCCGAGGACGTCTTCTGGCGCTCGGTCCGAATGCTTCCTCTGACGGACAGCGAGCTGGAGACGCTTGTCGCAAGGCCGCTGCCGGAAGTCGCTGTTCTTGAGCAGAGTTGA